One part of the Pirellulales bacterium genome encodes these proteins:
- a CDS encoding pyroglutamyl-peptidase I: MASILLTAFQPYDRWTSNSSWLTLVELTRQLPVDLQVTTRLYPVDYDAAREAVLADLRDNYDVALHLGQAPGINRIHLEALAINVRQQPGQPAIPLLSDGPLAYQSTLPLARWGSELVARGFPAAVSWHAGTYLCNALLYYSLHSAHVLGLKTAACFVHVPLDVSQIMTEPAGTPSLPVAYSAAAIHCLLGEIERGEY, translated from the coding sequence GTGGCGTCGATCTTATTGACCGCGTTTCAACCGTATGATCGCTGGACGAGCAATTCCAGTTGGTTGACGTTGGTGGAATTGACGCGGCAACTGCCCGTGGATTTGCAAGTGACCACGCGCCTCTACCCGGTCGACTATGACGCGGCGCGTGAAGCGGTGCTGGCCGATCTACGGGATAACTATGATGTGGCATTGCATTTAGGCCAGGCCCCGGGAATCAATCGGATTCATCTGGAGGCGCTGGCGATCAATGTGCGGCAGCAACCGGGCCAGCCCGCGATTCCACTACTCAGCGACGGTCCGTTGGCGTACCAGTCGACGCTTCCCTTGGCGAGGTGGGGGTCTGAACTGGTGGCCCGGGGATTTCCGGCGGCGGTCAGTTGGCACGCGGGAACCTATCTGTGCAATGCGCTACTGTATTACTCGCTACACTCCGCGCATGTGCTGGGGCTAAAGACCGCGGCCTGCTTTGTCCATGTGCCGCTGGATGTTTCGCAAATCATGACCGAACCCGCGGGAACACCCAGTCTGCCGGTGGCGTACTCCGCCGCGGCGATCCATTGCCTATTAGGAGAAATCGAACGCGGGGAATATTAA
- a CDS encoding SUMF1/EgtB/PvdO family nonheme iron enzyme, producing MSPSTQRRSRLVSGQAFLNHWRFTRWLLWMLCLGLFPASSTQVAAQNIGKKYAVLVGVDKYDPSQLNRLNYTVADAEELAKQFKQLGFDVTLMTLAVENPQLHPNTPAKIEKVLNNRAQGLTENDTLIFGFMGHGVQFAIDKGMGEESETQELYFCPAEAQLDDRDTLLSLEKVYALLQESKAGRKLLIVDACRNNPQPKNKTRSKEVELEPVGKKIRTVPTGMVAFFSCSAGEKSHEYPALVDGRGHGAFTAQMLKYLRGDAAEVWYPKGELALPEMLNYVSRETKDYVWNKDKQDQIPVPYGKVGSWTLGRVEDVLRQNITNSIGMQLRAIPAGKFVMSSPPTELGHDGFRQLNEKQVNVEITKAFYLGAHEVTQGEWIKVMGTKPWKGKKFVEEGANYPATYISWTDANAFCKKLGVKEGKTYRLPTEAEWEYACRAGSKTAFYFGADVRKLKDYAWYMENTWDQGWQAPQVVGQKKPNAWGLYDMHGNVWEWCGDWYDDKLAGGKDPVGAARGEFRVNRGGGWDSFPLTCRSSMRVRDKPDYVDNILGFRVVLIPPRK from the coding sequence ATGTCCCCCAGCACCCAGCGTCGATCTCGCCTTGTCTCCGGTCAAGCGTTTCTTAACCATTGGCGGTTTACCCGCTGGCTTCTCTGGATGTTGTGTCTGGGGCTTTTTCCGGCCAGTTCCACTCAGGTGGCGGCCCAAAATATAGGCAAAAAATATGCCGTGCTGGTGGGCGTGGATAAATATGATCCCTCTCAACTCAATCGGCTGAATTATACGGTGGCCGACGCCGAAGAATTGGCCAAGCAGTTCAAGCAATTAGGATTTGACGTCACGTTGATGACCTTGGCCGTGGAAAATCCGCAGTTGCACCCCAATACGCCGGCAAAAATTGAAAAAGTTTTAAATAATCGCGCGCAGGGCCTGACAGAAAATGACACGCTTATCTTTGGTTTTATGGGTCATGGTGTCCAATTTGCCATCGATAAAGGGATGGGGGAAGAGTCTGAAACGCAGGAACTTTATTTTTGCCCCGCCGAGGCGCAGCTCGATGACCGTGACACCCTATTATCACTAGAAAAGGTGTACGCCCTTTTGCAGGAATCCAAAGCGGGGCGCAAATTACTGATCGTGGATGCCTGCCGCAATAATCCCCAGCCAAAAAACAAGACCCGCTCCAAGGAGGTAGAGCTTGAACCCGTGGGGAAAAAAATCCGCACCGTGCCAACCGGCATGGTCGCGTTTTTTAGTTGCTCGGCCGGCGAAAAAAGCCATGAGTATCCGGCGCTGGTCGACGGTCGCGGTCACGGCGCGTTTACAGCGCAGATGCTCAAGTATTTGCGCGGGGACGCCGCCGAGGTCTGGTATCCCAAGGGAGAACTCGCGTTACCGGAAATGCTGAATTATGTCAGCCGCGAAACCAAGGATTACGTCTGGAATAAGGACAAACAGGATCAAATTCCCGTCCCGTATGGCAAGGTTGGCAGTTGGACCCTGGGCCGGGTCGAGGATGTTCTGCGGCAAAATATCACCAATTCCATCGGGATGCAGTTAAGGGCCATTCCCGCCGGAAAATTTGTGATGAGCAGTCCCCCCACGGAATTGGGTCACGATGGGTTTCGCCAACTCAACGAAAAGCAAGTCAATGTCGAAATCACCAAGGCGTTTTATCTAGGGGCGCATGAAGTCACCCAGGGAGAGTGGATAAAAGTCATGGGAACCAAACCCTGGAAAGGCAAAAAATTTGTCGAAGAAGGGGCGAACTATCCGGCGACTTATATCAGTTGGACCGACGCCAACGCCTTTTGCAAAAAGCTGGGCGTGAAAGAAGGTAAAACGTATCGCTTGCCGACAGAAGCGGAATGGGAATACGCCTGCCGCGCGGGGAGCAAGACCGCGTTTTATTTTGGCGCGGATGTACGCAAGTTAAAGGACTATGCCTGGTATATGGAAAACACCTGGGACCAGGGGTGGCAAGCGCCGCAGGTTGTGGGACAAAAAAAGCCCAACGCCTGGGGGCTGTATGATATGCATGGCAATGTCTGGGAATGGTGCGGCGACTGGTATGACGACAAACTGGCGGGGGGAAAAGATCCCGTGGGAGCGGCACGCGGGGAATTTCGCGTCAATCGCGGCGGCGGCTGGGACAGCTTTCCATTAACCTGCCGCTCCTCCATGCGGGTACGTGATAAACCCGATTACGTGGATAATATTTTGGGATTTCGCGTGGTCCTGATCCCGCCGAGGAAATGA